Part of the Ruegeria sp. AD91A genome, CCACGCTGACAGTACAAAACGATCCGAACCAGAACGCCAAACAGGGCGCCGTATTGGGTGGTCTGGTTGGCGCTGGTATCGGGGCGATTGCCAATAACTCGAACCCGGGTCTTGGTGCGCTGGCCGGTGCTGCAATCGGTGCTGCCGGGGGCGGTGTGATTGGCAATCAACTGGACAAGCAGGCCGCGGAGCTGCGTCAACAGCTGGCAAATGACGGAATTACAATCGTCAACGCAGGCGATCGCCTGATTGTGACGGTCCCGAATGATATCACCTTTGACACCGACAGTTCGACCGTGCGCCCGGCGCTGCGGTCTGATCTGGTGAAAGTGGGCCAGAACCTGGTTAACTACCCGAACTCGAACGTGCAGATCATCGGTCATACCGACAGCGACG contains:
- a CDS encoding OmpA family protein yields the protein MTISKFFVATGLCSALVLAACTDPATLTVQNDPNQNAKQGAVLGGLVGAGIGAIANNSNPGLGALAGAAIGAAGGGVIGNQLDKQAAELRQQLANDGITIVNAGDRLIVTVPNDITFDTDSSTVRPALRSDLVKVGQNLVNYPNSNVQIIGHTDSDGDATYNQGLSERRANAVADILQANGVSYNRIRTIGQGENNPVASNLTPEGKSQNRRVEIVVVPSGNA